From the genome of Spinacia oleracea cultivar Varoflay chromosome 2, BTI_SOV_V1, whole genome shotgun sequence, one region includes:
- the LOC110778815 gene encoding AUGMIN subunit 2, producing MSTGSDSSWVGKKPLRRVGGMSDALSIASDLGFHLSAPPQEALHNPSVAGEKSDDLVRVLRDLTAVQRKIADLEVELRGRKDDKNVAYLTHVTEMEKKIETLARITTILKDVIQNKDRIIARLQQPYSLDCIPVEAEFQKQFSELLMKAASDYGALSASVADFQWSQNFKEPPSVWADMLRPIPVALASCTRFFEAMSAMRESFATLQKLRTGRSSANSLPSTPARNPSESATGDSDCVTPPPWRNDSSFDDLAIKSTKSREVEQQEGDNFGEATE from the exons ATGTCGACCGGAAGTGACAGCTCGTGGGTTGGGAAGAAGCCGCTGAGGCGAGTCGGCGGCATGTCGGATGCTCTCTCCATTGCTTCCGATCTCGGCTTTCATCTATCTGCCCCTCCTCAG GAGGCGCTCCACAATCCATCTGTTGCGGGGGAAAAGAGTGATGATTTGGTAAGGGTTTTAAGAGACCTTACAGCGGTTCAGAGGAAAATTGCAGATTTAGAAGTAGAATTGCGAGGGAGAAAG GATGACAAGAATGTGGCATATTTGACACATGTGACCGAAATGGAAAAGAAGATAGAGACTTTAGCTAGGATAACTACTATATTGAAAGACGTGATTCAAAACAAG GATCGTATTATTGCCCGTCTTCAACAGCCGTACTCATTGGATTGTATTCCCGTGGAAGCAGAATTCCAG AAGCAATTCTCGGAGTTACTAATGAAGGCAGCTAGTGATTATGGTGCGTTGTCAGCATCAGTTGCAGATTTTCAGTGGAGCCAGAACTTTAAGGAACCACCATCAGTTTGGGCT GATATGCTGCGTCCAATACCTGTCGCTCTGGCATCATGCACTCGGTTTTTTGAAGCCATGTCAGCAATGAGGGAATCATTTGCAACCCTGCAAAAGCTGAGGACGGGTCGTTCTTCTGCCAACTCCCTTCCCTCAACACCTGCCAGGAATCCCTCTGAAAGTGCAACGGGGGACTCCGATTGTGTGACTCCACCTCCTTGGAGAAATGATTCAAGCTTTGATGATTTAGCTATAAAGAGCACGAAGAGTCGAGAGGTTGAGCAGCAGGAAGGGGACAATTTTGGTGAAGCAACCGAGTAA